A genomic region of Desulfosarcina ovata subsp. ovata contains the following coding sequences:
- a CDS encoding toll/interleukin-1 receptor domain-containing protein gives MAQAAGYEHDIFISYAHDDNHAPGGQPGWVAHFHEWLESWLVRRRGLSQLTVWRDKRHMGGNTLFNEAIQAAVDHTALFFALVSRNYLRSDYCRDELNWFYQRNGATPAGLKVGDRYRIFTILLNNIPHDRYEKWSPALSGTTGFAFHDAESDQELGDFTPIHDDRFEKQLRPLVDAVEAILPSMAATGTPSAGTHAESATATVFMADAAEPLQPFRERIIAEIKGQQGTILPAVPPPWENAPHDTYVRQVLSEARFSIHLFDQWRGRRIIDRPETSYPWEQFAIARQSQALPLVWVPPELDMANIENEGQRRFLLDCAHSHREAGHWEFVRTPQSEFINLVIEKLAQPLAAAAPATSEPSFLVDTHQKDQRYAFKLADYLAESGVEVDFNQESGDPLLSLNKFESSIRHVKNLIIMFGKVAPDWLHARIKLALKAICEQFQCEARCSLENIWVYRVPASRDDVSLPALPPIINIRVLDNSHSPAIDPRVAAQLMVAGTASGGGL, from the coding sequence ATGGCACAGGCCGCTGGTTACGAACACGATATCTTCATCAGCTACGCCCACGACGACAACCACGCCCCGGGCGGCCAGCCGGGCTGGGTGGCTCACTTCCACGAATGGCTGGAGAGCTGGCTGGTCCGGCGACGGGGGCTATCGCAGCTCACCGTCTGGCGTGACAAGCGACACATGGGCGGCAACACGCTGTTCAACGAGGCCATCCAAGCCGCCGTCGACCACACTGCCCTCTTCTTCGCGCTGGTTTCGCGCAATTACCTGCGGTCCGATTACTGCCGGGATGAATTGAACTGGTTTTACCAACGCAACGGTGCTACACCCGCCGGTTTGAAAGTGGGCGACCGATACCGTATTTTCACCATCCTGCTGAACAACATCCCCCACGACCGATACGAAAAATGGTCACCGGCCCTGAGCGGCACCACCGGTTTTGCCTTTCATGATGCCGAATCGGATCAGGAACTGGGCGATTTTACCCCCATCCATGACGACCGTTTCGAAAAACAGCTGCGCCCTCTGGTGGACGCCGTCGAGGCAATTCTGCCATCCATGGCCGCAACCGGAACACCGTCAGCCGGAACACACGCAGAATCCGCGACCGCCACCGTCTTCATGGCCGATGCGGCTGAACCCCTGCAACCTTTTCGAGAGCGAATCATCGCCGAAATCAAGGGACAACAGGGAACGATCCTGCCCGCCGTTCCCCCACCTTGGGAAAATGCCCCCCACGACACCTACGTTCGCCAGGTGCTGAGCGAGGCCCGATTCTCCATCCATCTTTTCGATCAGTGGCGGGGCCGCCGTATCATCGACCGGCCGGAAACCAGCTACCCCTGGGAGCAGTTCGCCATTGCCAGGCAGAGCCAGGCGCTGCCCCTGGTCTGGGTTCCACCCGAGCTTGACATGGCAAACATTGAAAATGAAGGTCAGCGCCGCTTTCTGCTGGACTGCGCCCACAGCCATCGCGAAGCCGGCCACTGGGAGTTTGTGCGTACGCCCCAGAGCGAATTCATCAATCTGGTGATCGAGAAACTGGCTCAGCCCCTTGCTGCCGCTGCACCGGCCACAAGCGAACCGTCATTTCTGGTGGATACCCATCAGAAGGATCAGCGCTACGCCTTCAAGCTGGCCGACTACCTGGCGGAATCGGGCGTGGAGGTCGATTTCAACCAGGAATCAGGGGATCCGCTGTTAAGCCTGAACAAATTCGAAAGTTCCATCCGGCATGTCAAAAATCTGATCATCATGTTCGGCAAGGTGGCTCCGGACTGGCTCCATGCCCGCATCAAGCTGGCCCTCAAAGCCATCTGTGAACAGTTCCAATGCGAAGCGCGCTGCAGCTTAGAAAACATCTGGGTCTACCGGGTACCTGCCAGCCGGGACGATGTCAGCCTGCCCGCCCTACCGCCGATAATCAATATCAGGGTTCTGGACAACAGCCACTCTCCCGCCATCGACCCCAGGGTGGCCGCACAATTGATGGTGGCCGGCACTGCCTCCGGAGGTGGCCTTTGA
- a CDS encoding purine-nucleoside phosphorylase, protein MNPLIENIREAVSFVQSKLSFAPLTGIITGTGLGDAVGPLEGAVTLDYGDIPHFPVSTVVSHSGRLMAGTLAGHPLVVMQGRFHLYEGYTPVQVTFPVRVMQALGVRDLILSNAAGGMNPAFSQGDLMVIRDHINLTGENPLIGPNPDTWGPRFPDMTAAYDLSLIKRCRRAADRLGIVLKSGVYAGLKGPSLETPAEIRFLKTIGADAVGLSTVMETIAAVHAGMRVLGISTITNINDPDRPQPASVEAIVAVANQAAPHLKRLIERVVAEIHGGAAL, encoded by the coding sequence GTGAACCCCCTGATTGAAAACATCCGCGAAGCCGTATCATTTGTGCAATCAAAGCTCAGTTTCGCTCCCCTGACCGGCATCATCACCGGCACCGGGCTGGGCGATGCCGTCGGTCCGCTGGAGGGTGCCGTCACCCTGGACTATGGCGATATCCCCCATTTTCCCGTATCGACCGTGGTGAGCCATTCGGGCCGTCTGATGGCCGGCACGCTGGCCGGGCACCCGCTGGTCGTGATGCAGGGCCGCTTCCACCTGTACGAGGGCTACACCCCTGTCCAGGTCACCTTCCCCGTACGGGTGATGCAGGCTCTGGGGGTACGGGACCTGATTCTCTCCAATGCGGCCGGCGGCATGAACCCTGCCTTCAGCCAGGGAGACCTGATGGTGATCCGCGACCATATCAACCTGACCGGTGAAAACCCGCTCATCGGACCTAACCCGGATACGTGGGGCCCCCGCTTCCCGGACATGACAGCCGCCTACGACCTGTCGCTGATCAAACGCTGCCGCCGGGCGGCCGACCGTCTGGGGATTGTTTTGAAAAGCGGTGTCTATGCCGGCCTGAAAGGGCCTTCCCTGGAAACCCCGGCCGAAATCCGCTTCCTGAAAACCATCGGTGCCGATGCGGTGGGACTCTCCACGGTGATGGAGACCATCGCCGCCGTACACGCCGGCATGCGGGTGCTGGGGATCTCCACCATCACCAACATCAACGATCCGGACCGGCCGCAGCCGGCCTCCGTCGAGGCGATCGTCGCCGTGGCAAACCAGGCCGCCCCTCATCTCAAACGCCTCATCGAAAGGGTGGTCGCCGAGATTCACGGGGGCGCGGCCCTATGA
- the ade gene encoding adenine deaminase encodes MDLKTIIGAARGDLPVDLLLTGARIVNVFSGRINRGSIAIKDGYIVGIGNDYQAGETLDLEGRYVAPGFIDAHVHIESAMTSVTEFAHAVAPCGTTTVVADPHEIANVLGTAGIDYMLRSADGQPMDCLFALPSCVPATDMETAGARLTATDLEPFFDHPRVVALAEMMNYPGVIHTDPEVMAKLTLARNRHRAMDGHAPGVSGSHLAAYAAAGIASDHECTRAEEALEKLELGIHIMVREGTCARNLDALFPVIDTHTWPRMMWCTDDRHPHDILTEGHVDAIIRKAVDKGLDPVTAIRMGTINPADYFGIRDAGAIAPGRKANLVVFSNLTGIRAETVFFMGRPVAENGRLRSSIPRPATVAVPPSMHLDPVHLDFSIPAAGSRIRVIRVIADQVVTGCEIMEPTLQDGLAISDTGRDLIKLAVVDRHTGKAGMGKGFVTGLGLRRGAIASSVAHDSHNIIVAGVSDAEMKAAVSAVVEMGGGLSVVDGSRALADLPLPVAGLMSDQPLDTVRRQMEAIIAAAGTLGAELADPFMALGFLALPVIPELKLTDRGLVDVTRFEIVPLFV; translated from the coding sequence ATGGATTTGAAAACGATCATCGGCGCCGCCCGGGGCGACCTGCCGGTGGACCTGCTGCTGACCGGCGCCCGGATCGTCAACGTCTTTTCCGGCCGCATCAACCGCGGCAGCATCGCAATAAAGGACGGGTATATCGTTGGAATCGGCAACGACTACCAGGCCGGTGAAACCCTGGACCTGGAGGGACGCTACGTGGCGCCCGGGTTTATCGACGCCCATGTGCACATCGAAAGTGCCATGACCAGCGTCACCGAATTCGCCCACGCCGTGGCCCCTTGCGGCACCACCACGGTGGTCGCCGATCCCCACGAAATCGCCAATGTGCTCGGCACGGCGGGCATCGATTACATGCTGCGTTCGGCCGACGGGCAGCCCATGGACTGCCTCTTCGCCCTGCCCTCCTGCGTGCCGGCCACGGACATGGAAACCGCCGGCGCCCGGCTGACGGCGACCGACCTGGAACCCTTCTTCGACCATCCGCGCGTCGTGGCCCTGGCCGAAATGATGAACTATCCCGGCGTAATCCATACCGATCCCGAGGTGATGGCCAAACTGACCCTGGCACGCAACCGCCACCGGGCCATGGACGGCCACGCACCGGGTGTTTCCGGGTCGCATCTGGCCGCCTACGCTGCCGCCGGGATCGCCTCGGACCACGAATGCACCCGGGCCGAAGAGGCCCTGGAAAAGCTGGAACTGGGGATTCACATCATGGTGCGCGAGGGCACCTGTGCGCGCAACCTGGACGCCCTTTTCCCGGTCATCGACACCCACACCTGGCCGCGCATGATGTGGTGCACCGATGATCGCCATCCCCACGACATCCTCACCGAGGGGCATGTGGACGCCATAATCCGCAAGGCCGTGGACAAGGGCCTGGACCCGGTGACGGCCATCCGCATGGGGACCATCAACCCGGCCGACTACTTTGGCATCCGCGATGCCGGGGCCATCGCCCCGGGCCGCAAGGCCAACCTGGTGGTGTTCTCCAATCTGACCGGCATCCGGGCCGAAACGGTTTTCTTCATGGGCCGGCCGGTGGCGGAAAACGGGCGCCTGCGATCATCGATCCCCCGTCCGGCCACGGTTGCCGTACCGCCATCCATGCACCTGGACCCCGTCCATCTCGATTTTTCCATCCCTGCCGCTGGCAGCCGCATCCGCGTGATCCGGGTCATTGCCGACCAAGTCGTCACCGGCTGCGAAATCATGGAACCCACGCTGCAGGACGGCCTGGCAATCAGCGACACCGGCCGCGACCTGATCAAACTGGCCGTGGTGGACCGCCATACGGGCAAGGCCGGCATGGGCAAGGGGTTTGTCACCGGGCTGGGCCTCCGGCGCGGGGCCATCGCCTCCAGTGTGGCCCACGATTCCCACAACATCATCGTCGCCGGCGTCAGCGATGCGGAGATGAAGGCCGCCGTATCGGCGGTGGTGGAAATGGGCGGCGGGCTCAGCGTTGTGGATGGCAGCCGCGCCCTGGCCGACCTGCCCCTGCCCGTGGCCGGGCTGATGTCCGACCAGCCGCTGGATACGGTCCGCCGGCAGATGGAGGCCATCATCGCCGCCGCCGGAACGCTTGGCGCCGAACTTGCCGATCCCTTCATGGCCCTGGGGTTTCTGGCCCTGCCGGTGATCCCCGAATTGAAGCTGACCGACCGGGGACTGGTGGATGTGACCCGCTTTGAAATCGTGCCGCTGTTTGTTTAA
- a CDS encoding (Fe-S)-binding protein, with amino-acid sequence MTIAIILMGGLGLIVGIGLAAASKIFYVYVDPKIEAIEGVLPGANCGGCGMPGCSANAEAIVAGKAAPNSCVAAGEEVAEAIAVILGVSVEAKEPDIALPGCTYGVADAAVKYTYDGLNDCRAAALLSGGMKVCNIGCLGLGTCAAACPFGAITMGPKGLPVVDEVKCTGCGTCERVCPKHIITLSSVTRRILKEYTTEDCTTPCQRACPAGINISRYIEQIAGDDYHGAVQTIKERNPFPTVIGRICPRPCENDCRRKYVDEPVAINFLKRFAADYERTQNERIQPFKAPDTGRRVAVIGGGVQGLSAAFFAARLGHGATVFEATDRLGGLLNTAIAKYRLPEEILKWDIDGIVEMGVETRTGQMLGSDVSVSGLLDEGFQAVFLATGGWDSRLARGAEKRVETPLPGGYLLLDLLRSGNAGHGSVACGGATVVIGGEGLAGESLAKARSLGAEKVTFIFRDLPDAAAAAALTEAGAEVLTGGVIRLSGDGDRLAAVEVLDPASGAVTQVPAQTLVFSAGRFPELIFTRPATEEEDDDTPSTAWMAVPPYKQPAVADQAGLFAKGEELTDFSGAIKAIGAGRRAAAAMHKLMYAIPLDLPQNIIKPGVVVQNVDHVEAVPPRPRQIMPLADRRDLEQLMELEKGFDTQTAKKEAARCLNCGLICYQHTDDSVPEQIRESVNA; translated from the coding sequence ATGACCATTGCGATTATTCTCATGGGGGGATTGGGGCTCATCGTGGGGATCGGCCTTGCGGCGGCCTCCAAAATTTTTTACGTTTATGTGGATCCCAAGATCGAGGCCATTGAGGGGGTTCTGCCCGGAGCCAACTGCGGCGGCTGCGGTATGCCCGGCTGCAGTGCCAATGCCGAGGCCATTGTGGCCGGCAAGGCAGCGCCCAATTCCTGTGTGGCGGCCGGCGAGGAGGTGGCCGAGGCCATCGCCGTTATCCTGGGCGTCAGTGTGGAGGCCAAGGAGCCGGATATCGCCCTGCCGGGCTGCACTTACGGGGTTGCTGATGCCGCGGTCAAATACACCTACGACGGATTGAACGACTGCCGGGCGGCGGCCCTGCTTTCCGGCGGCATGAAGGTATGCAACATCGGTTGCCTGGGGTTGGGGACCTGTGCGGCCGCCTGTCCCTTCGGGGCCATCACCATGGGGCCCAAAGGGCTGCCGGTCGTGGACGAAGTCAAGTGCACCGGTTGCGGAACCTGTGAGCGGGTCTGCCCCAAGCACATTATTACCCTTTCATCGGTGACCCGTCGAATCCTCAAGGAGTACACCACCGAGGACTGTACGACGCCCTGCCAACGGGCCTGTCCGGCGGGGATCAACATCAGCCGTTATATCGAGCAGATTGCCGGAGACGACTACCACGGTGCGGTTCAGACGATCAAGGAACGCAACCCGTTTCCCACTGTCATTGGACGGATCTGCCCACGTCCTTGTGAAAACGACTGCCGGCGCAAGTATGTGGACGAACCGGTGGCGATCAATTTTCTCAAACGGTTTGCCGCCGACTACGAGCGCACCCAGAATGAGCGTATTCAGCCGTTCAAGGCGCCCGATACCGGCCGCCGCGTTGCCGTGATCGGCGGCGGGGTCCAGGGGCTTTCGGCGGCCTTTTTCGCTGCCCGGCTGGGGCATGGCGCCACGGTGTTCGAAGCCACTGACCGGCTGGGGGGCCTGCTGAATACGGCGATCGCCAAATACCGCTTGCCCGAAGAGATCCTCAAGTGGGATATTGACGGTATTGTGGAGATGGGGGTGGAAACCCGCACCGGCCAGATGTTGGGCAGCGACGTGAGTGTGTCCGGACTGCTGGATGAAGGCTTTCAGGCGGTTTTCCTGGCCACTGGCGGATGGGACAGCCGCCTGGCCCGCGGTGCCGAGAAGCGTGTCGAGACTCCGCTTCCCGGTGGGTACCTGTTGTTGGATCTGTTGCGTTCGGGCAACGCCGGCCACGGGTCGGTCGCTTGCGGAGGCGCGACGGTGGTCATTGGCGGCGAAGGCCTGGCGGGTGAGAGCCTGGCCAAAGCCCGTTCGCTGGGGGCCGAAAAAGTGACCTTCATTTTCCGCGACCTGCCCGATGCTGCAGCTGCCGCGGCGTTGACCGAGGCCGGTGCCGAGGTGCTGACGGGCGGTGTCATCCGCCTGTCTGGTGACGGCGATCGGTTGGCGGCGGTTGAGGTGCTGGATCCCGCCAGCGGTGCCGTTACCCAGGTGCCGGCGCAAACGCTCGTTTTTTCCGCAGGGCGTTTTCCCGAACTGATTTTTACCCGGCCGGCGACGGAGGAAGAGGACGACGACACACCGTCCACGGCATGGATGGCCGTTCCCCCGTATAAGCAGCCGGCAGTTGCCGACCAGGCGGGATTGTTTGCCAAAGGGGAGGAACTGACCGACTTCAGTGGTGCCATCAAGGCCATCGGGGCCGGTCGGCGCGCGGCGGCGGCCATGCACAAACTGATGTATGCGATTCCGCTCGATCTGCCCCAGAACATTATCAAGCCCGGCGTGGTCGTACAGAACGTGGATCATGTGGAGGCGGTACCCCCCAGACCACGGCAGATCATGCCCCTGGCCGACCGCCGGGATTTGGAACAGCTGATGGAACTGGAAAAGGGATTTGACACCCAAACCGCCAAAAAGGAGGCCGCGCGTTGTCTCAACTGTGGGTTGATCTGTTACCAACATACCGACGATTCGGTGCCGGAACAGATCCGGGAGAGTGTTAATGCCTGA
- a CDS encoding (2Fe-2S) ferredoxin domain-containing protein: protein MAKRTIADLDRIREAQKDRMAFKDRTYLFICGGTGCHATGSIRVKDALVGEIEEKGLADKVQVIEKELARIDKEKCIQCLTYYDKCRFDAIL, encoded by the coding sequence ATGGCAAAACGGACCATTGCGGATTTAGATCGCATCCGTGAGGCACAAAAAGATCGAATGGCTTTCAAGGACAGGACTTATCTTTTCATTTGCGGTGGAACCGGTTGTCACGCCACCGGTTCCATCCGGGTGAAAGATGCCCTGGTGGGGGAAATTGAAGAAAAAGGGCTGGCTGACAAGGTCCAGGTGATCGAGAAGGAACTGGCCCGGATCGATAAGGAAAAGTGCATCCAGTGTCTGACTTATTACGACAAGTGCAGATTCGACGCCATACTTTAA
- a CDS encoding amidohydrolase, giving the protein MAFDVVIRNGTLLTMDDGMRTIPSGWIGVRGGHIRALEAGNGSPPSATLTIDADGGIVMPGLVNTHTHLPMTLFRGLADDLPLLTWLNEHIFPAEARFIEPQAVHWATLLACAELLLSGTTCCCDGYFHEAAVAGAVADTGLRAVLGQGVIDFPAPGVPDPAENVAHAAEYVRHWQAQSPLIQPSIFCHAPYTCSDRTLTAAKAMAGELGALFQVHAAETRFERDQSIQDKGVSPVAHLDRLGILDPKTLLAHCVWVDAADMDAMARSGCGVAHCPESNMKLASGIAPVASLREKGIPVGLGTDGSASNNNLDLFAEMATAAKLHKVASGDPTALNAASALRMATIEGARAIGMAERIGSLEIGKQADIIVVDTRAPHLTPLYHPDSHLIYAAAGADVRHVLVDGTLRVRDRQLLGIDVNTIMERVNAIARKIQRKPVG; this is encoded by the coding sequence ATGGCCTTTGATGTGGTGATCCGTAACGGCACCCTGCTGACCATGGACGACGGCATGCGCACGATCCCCTCAGGGTGGATCGGCGTCCGTGGTGGACACATCCGCGCGCTCGAAGCCGGCAACGGATCACCGCCATCGGCAACACTGACCATCGATGCCGACGGCGGCATCGTCATGCCCGGCCTGGTCAACACCCACACCCACCTGCCCATGACGCTCTTCCGGGGCCTGGCCGACGACCTGCCCCTGTTGACCTGGCTGAACGAGCATATCTTTCCCGCCGAGGCCCGCTTCATCGAACCGCAGGCCGTGCACTGGGCAACCCTTTTGGCCTGCGCCGAACTGCTCCTTTCGGGCACCACCTGCTGCTGCGACGGCTATTTTCACGAAGCTGCCGTGGCCGGCGCCGTGGCCGACACCGGCCTGCGCGCCGTCCTGGGCCAGGGGGTCATCGACTTTCCCGCTCCCGGCGTGCCCGACCCGGCCGAAAACGTTGCCCATGCGGCCGAGTATGTCCGACATTGGCAGGCCCAAAGCCCCTTGATCCAGCCATCGATCTTCTGCCACGCCCCGTATACCTGCAGCGACCGGACACTGACCGCCGCCAAGGCAATGGCCGGCGAACTGGGCGCATTGTTCCAGGTGCATGCGGCCGAGACCCGTTTCGAACGCGACCAGTCCATCCAGGATAAGGGCGTGAGCCCCGTGGCCCATCTGGACCGCCTGGGGATACTCGATCCCAAGACCCTTCTGGCCCACTGCGTCTGGGTGGACGCGGCCGACATGGATGCAATGGCCCGTTCGGGCTGCGGCGTGGCGCACTGCCCGGAAAGCAACATGAAGCTGGCCTCGGGCATCGCCCCGGTGGCCAGCCTGCGGGAAAAGGGTATCCCCGTCGGCCTGGGCACCGACGGCAGCGCCAGCAACAACAACCTGGACCTGTTCGCTGAAATGGCCACGGCGGCCAAGCTGCACAAGGTGGCCAGCGGCGATCCCACCGCCCTGAACGCGGCCAGCGCCCTCAGGATGGCCACCATCGAGGGTGCCCGGGCCATTGGCATGGCCGAACGCATCGGCTCCCTGGAAATCGGCAAACAGGCCGACATTATTGTCGTGGACACCCGCGCCCCCCACCTGACCCCGCTCTACCATCCGGATTCTCATCTTATCTATGCCGCCGCCGGCGCCGATGTGCGCCATGTGCTGGTCGACGGAACGCTGCGGGTGAGAGATCGCCAGTTGCTCGGCATCGACGTGAATACGATCATGGAGCGGGTCAACGCCATCGCCCGGAAAATTCAGCGCAAACCGGTTGGCTGA
- a CDS encoding amidohydrolase, with protein sequence MTGSVDLLITNGIVMTMGADNRIVDNGAVAVCGDAITAVGPAGEFAALTARETIDAGGGIIMPGLVNTHTHAAMTLFRGLADDLPLMTWLNDHIFPAEALLDPQKVQAGTLLGCAEMILSGTTCFCDMYLFEGAVAEAARTAGLRAVVGEVLYDFPSPNYGPIENGFAYTCELIDRWRDDPLVSIAVEPHSPYLCAPDLLTTAAGIARDNRVPMVIHLSETRSEVADIRKKYGLTPVQHLADLGVLGENLLACHCVILDENDMDLLQRHGVKVAHNPESNMKLASGIAPVAELLARGVCVGLGTDGCSSNNNLDLFAEMDMAAKLHKASRLDPTVLDATTVLRMATIEGARALGLDGITGSIETGKKADIIVIDTRKPHLTPMYHPASHLVYAVGGSDVSATVVGGRVLMKDRQLLHLDLEKIMADARQIADEIRRHQDGL encoded by the coding sequence ATGACCGGCAGCGTTGACCTTCTGATCACCAACGGCATCGTCATGACCATGGGCGCCGATAACCGCATCGTCGACAACGGTGCCGTGGCGGTGTGTGGCGATGCCATCACTGCCGTGGGCCCGGCCGGCGAGTTTGCCGCCCTCACGGCCCGGGAGACCATCGATGCCGGCGGCGGCATCATTATGCCCGGACTGGTCAACACCCACACCCACGCAGCCATGACCCTGTTCCGTGGGCTGGCCGACGACCTGCCCCTGATGACCTGGTTGAACGATCACATTTTTCCGGCCGAAGCCCTGCTCGACCCGCAAAAAGTGCAGGCCGGCACCCTGCTCGGCTGCGCGGAGATGATTCTTTCGGGCACCACCTGCTTCTGCGACATGTACCTGTTCGAGGGGGCGGTGGCCGAGGCGGCCCGGACGGCCGGCCTGCGCGCGGTGGTGGGCGAGGTGCTCTACGATTTCCCCTCGCCCAACTACGGACCCATCGAAAACGGGTTTGCCTACACCTGCGAGTTGATCGACCGCTGGCGGGACGACCCGCTGGTCAGCATTGCCGTGGAACCGCACTCGCCCTACCTGTGTGCACCGGATCTGTTGACCACGGCTGCCGGAATCGCCCGCGACAACCGGGTTCCCATGGTCATCCACCTCTCGGAGACCCGCAGCGAAGTGGCCGACATCCGAAAAAAATACGGCCTCACCCCCGTTCAGCACCTGGCCGATCTGGGGGTGCTGGGCGAAAACCTGTTGGCCTGTCACTGCGTGATTCTCGATGAAAACGACATGGATCTGTTGCAGCGGCACGGGGTCAAGGTGGCCCACAACCCGGAAAGCAACATGAAGCTGGCCTCGGGCATCGCCCCGGTGGCCGAACTGCTGGCACGGGGTGTTTGTGTGGGGCTGGGCACCGACGGCTGCTCCAGCAACAACAACCTCGACCTGTTCGCCGAAATGGACATGGCCGCCAAACTGCACAAGGCCAGCCGCCTCGATCCCACGGTATTGGATGCCACCACCGTGCTGCGCATGGCCACCATCGAAGGCGCCCGCGCCCTGGGCCTGGACGGCATCACGGGCAGCATCGAGACCGGCAAGAAGGCCGACATCATCGTCATCGATACCCGCAAGCCCCACCTGACCCCCATGTACCACCCGGCCTCCCACCTGGTTTATGCCGTGGGCGGCAGCGACGTGTCCGCCACGGTGGTGGGCGGCCGGGTGCTGATGAAGGATCGCCAACTGCTGCATCTGGACCTTGAAAAGATCATGGCCGACGCCCGGCAGATCGCCGACGAAATCCGGAGGCACCAAGATGGCCTTTGA
- a CDS encoding helix-turn-helix domain-containing protein — MSLNYKRVPAIDKCFSILSLMAEAQRPFMFFEIVKRLNLNKSTVFNILHTLNDLNVLQRGSDGLFRLGPQLVVLGKAAAEWIASNETAPLPEEINNSAISDGLNPGKPEPRDNAFNLRKRSVAYDQDTIRMLVEHSEIFRNIIWNIHLLATAGNRKPLNSFDRNKANNDDPVRDRC, encoded by the coding sequence GTGTCATTGAATTATAAAAGGGTTCCGGCAATTGATAAATGCTTTTCGATATTATCGCTCATGGCGGAAGCACAGCGCCCTTTCATGTTTTTTGAAATCGTAAAGCGGTTGAATTTGAACAAGAGTACGGTATTTAACATCTTGCACACGTTGAACGACCTGAATGTACTCCAACGGGGGTCGGATGGGCTTTTCCGATTGGGGCCTCAATTGGTCGTTTTAGGAAAAGCCGCTGCCGAATGGATCGCGTCAAATGAGACAGCCCCATTACCAGAGGAAATCAATAATTCAGCCATTTCAGACGGTCTGAATCCGGGAAAACCAGAACCGCGGGATAACGCTTTTAACCTGCGAAAAAGATCCGTTGCCTACGATCAGGACACAATCCGAATGCTGGTTGAACACAGCGAAATTTTTAGAAATATTATTTGGAATATTCATCTGCTCGCTACTGCTGGAAACAGAAAGCCATTAAATAGTTTTGATAGAAATAAAGCAAACAATGATGACCCTGTAAGGGATAGGTGCTAA
- a CDS encoding DRTGG domain-containing protein, producing the protein MKISEVKDILKGDILVGEDQLDTVIVAGGAADLMDDVLSAAAKGSALLTGVTTDHVIRTAKIVGVGAIVIVRGKKPPTDFIKMAKSFKIPLMVTEYSLFVACGRLYMNGIRGLDGSW; encoded by the coding sequence ATGAAAATTAGCGAAGTCAAAGATATCCTCAAAGGCGACATTCTGGTTGGTGAAGATCAACTGGATACGGTGATCGTTGCCGGTGGAGCGGCGGACCTGATGGACGATGTCCTCTCTGCCGCTGCCAAAGGTTCTGCCCTGTTGACAGGGGTCACCACGGATCATGTGATCCGCACCGCCAAAATTGTCGGTGTCGGTGCCATCGTTATCGTCAGGGGAAAAAAACCACCGACAGATTTTATTAAAATGGCAAAGTCTTTCAAGATTCCCTTGATGGTGACCGAGTACTCGTTGTTTGTGGCCTGCGGTCGGCTGTACATGAATGGTATTCGGGGCTTGGACGGTTCCTGGTAA